The genomic region AGGCAACCACCACAAAACTTACCGCTTGAATGCGTTGTGATTAAATCTCTCTAATAGATGGATCGCCTGTAGGGACACGGCACTGCCGTGTCCTTACCCTTTATTGACTCCAAACTTTATAAAATCTATAAAATCGGGACACGGGTCAGCCGTGTCCCGATCTATTCAATAAAATCCATTTAAAAGCCTTAAAAGCCAAGCATTCTCAACTTAACTCAACTTTCAATTAGCTTATTTAGCCTCTTGAAAACGCTGTAAGTTGAACAAGAAAGGAACGCTACTAGATTCGCCCCCCATGACCAAAACATTGGGCATTTGAGCGCCACCTTCGCGCCAAGCTTCGATCGCCTCTTTTTGTAAAACTAGTTGACCCCCTTGCGCTTTGAGGGTTTCTGCTAACAAGCGTTGTGCTTCCGCCTTCCCTTGAGCGCGATTAATTTCTGCTTGGGCTTCTTGTTCCGCTTCCCGAGCAATGTAAACCGCTCGTTGAGCGCGCTGTTCGGCAATTTGTTTGTCTTCAACTGCCTTAGCAAACTCTGTGGAAAAATTCAGATCGATGACGCTAGTATCGAGAATAATTACCCCATATTTTTCTAGACGAGAACTCAAAGCTATATCAAAATCGCTCTTTAATTCACTGCGTTTAGTAATCGATTCTTCCGCAGTGCGGATGGCTGCGGCAATTTTGAATGCTTCTTGAGTTTGAGGGGAAATAATTTTAGAAACCAAATTTTCTAAGGTTCCTTGAGTTCGGCGAATTTCCACCACTCGTGTCGGGTCGAGACGAAAGTTAATGGCAAATCGTGCCTTCAAATCTTGCAAATCTCGGGTCGCACTTTGAGCGGGAACCTCATATTTCTGAACGGTTACGTCATAAATATCGACTTTTGACACTAGCGGGGGTTTAATGTGAATGCCTTCGAGTAATGCGCCATCACGAGCTTTTCCGAGAATACTGATGACTCCCGCTTCCCCGGGATTGATAATCACAAAAGAACTCGAAAGAACTAAAATTAACAGTGCGAGTAAGACGCCCCCGAGGATCGCTTGCCAACTTTGCCCGTACTGATTTTTCAAGGCTCAATCTCCTTTTTGTGTTCGTTAACTGACATTGATAATTCTAGGGTAGCAATTTCACCCGCCATGAGTCACGGATCGGCGATCGTTACCAAAAATTTTTATTATTTTATGGGTATTTTGTCAATAGAGGTTAATTTCATCTAAAATTTAGAGATTCAATGTAAAAAGCTCTAATATGTTAATCGTCTTCTCTTTCACTTTATTTTTAAGTGCTTTACTGCTATTTTGCATTCAGTTTGCGATCGCCAAAAGCATTTTACCCCTATTAGGGGGATCTCCTAGTGTTTGGAATACCACACAGTTCTTTTTTCAGACTTTGCTCTTATTCGGTTATGGGTATAGTTATTTAATCAGTCGATGGCTGAGCGTTCGCCGTCAGGCGATCGCCCATACTATTATCCTTATTATACCTCTTTTTTTGCTGCCAATTGCAATCGATCGTCAGTGGATTCCTCCATCAGAAACCAACCCAATTCCCAGTTTGTTAGGGTTACTATTTACCTCGGTAGGATTGCCCTTTTTTGTCGTTTCAACCACTGCACCTTTACTGCAAAAATGGTTTTCATGTTGCGATCGCCCGGATAGCGAAGACCCTTATTTTCTCTATGCTGCTAGTAACTGCGGCAGCGTCTTGGGCTTACTCGGTTATCCCACGATCCTCGAACCCAATTTAACTTTAAATTCTCAATATTATTGGTGGGCGATCGGTTATGGTGTTTTAATAGCTTTAATTATTATTTGTGGTTTTTATTTAATTTACAAAGAAAGAAATAGTAGCGATCGAAACGATTCCCAAATACAACTTGACAATTCAGAAACGCCGCCGAGTGCAATCCAACAGGCTCGATGGGTCATTTTAGCCTTTATTCCTTCCAGTCTACTGTTAGGAGTCACGACTTACTTAACAACTGACTTGGCTGCTATTCCTCTATTGTGGGCTATTCCTTTAACTCTTTACTTGACTTCTTTTATTCTAACATTTTCGCGACGTTTAAAACTTCCCCACTTTACTTTAATAGCTGTACTTCCCCTATTTTTAAGCATTCAAATCATTTTAGATCTAGCCCAGTTTATGCGACCGCTTTGGCTAACCGTTCCCTTACATTTAACGGGATTTTTTGTTGCAGCTTGCGTCTTTCATGGTGAGTTAGTTCGCGATCGCCCATCCCCCCAATATTTAACTACATTTTATCTCTGGATTTCCGTTGGTGGCGTACTTGGTGGCTGGTTTAACGCGATCGCCGCCCCCTTAATTTTTCCAACGGTTCTAGAATATCCGTTAATCTTGTTATTAGCTATCTTAATCCTGCGATCGCCCGATGGTAAAAAGACATCGAACGAAGAAGATATTCAGAATACAATAACTAATTATCATGACTTAGAACAGTTATTGACTCAACGACGCGATCGCCGCCAACAACAAGCTAAGCTTCGTTATCAAAACTGGTGCTTTAACTTAAACAATACTCGAAGAATTAGTTTGAGTTTGTTGTTTGGAGCCTCGATCGTTTGTTTTAGTTTTGCTGAATTTCAGGAAAACTTAACGGGTTATATTCTATTTTCGTCTGTGCTTTTAATTGGCTTCAAAGTATTTAAATTGTCGAAAAATACTTTAATATTAGGATTAATTTTTACGTTCCTTATCGGTCAATTTTATATTGCCAGTTTGGGGGGGATCGTTGCCAGCGATCGCAGCTTCTTCGGGATTAATCGAGTCGTTTACGATCGCGAAGAAAATTATCGCAGTTTGTTACATGGAACGACATTACACGGCAAACAAAGTTTAGATCCCAAACGGGAAAGAGAACCCTTAACTTATTTTTATCCCACGGGCGCGATCGGACAAATGTTCGAGATGCTCAACCGAGGCGATCGCCTGTCTGACGTCGCCGTTCTCGGATTAGGGATTGGAACTCTCGCCGCTTACGCTGAAGCAGGAGAAACATGGACATTTTACGAAATCGATCCAATCGTCGTTGAATTTGCTACTAATTCCGATTACTTTACTTTTTTAAAACAATCCGATGCTCCTTTTACTATTGTTTTAGGTGACGGTCGTTTGAATGTAGCTAAAGCCCCCGATCGTGCTTACGATTTATTAGTCATGGACGCCTTTAGTTCCGATTCAATCCCCGTACATCTCGTCACTCAAGAAGCGATCGATCTGTATTTTAGAAAATTGCGCGATCGCGGCATTTTAGCGATTAATATTTCTAATCGATTCATCAATTTAGCTCCCGTTCTCGGCGCGATCGCGCGGGAGTTAAATTTAGTCACGTTACAGCGTGTAGAAGGAGAGGTTTCAGAACTTGAAAAAGCCCGGGGAAAATCTCCCTCAAATTGGGTATTGTTAGCGCGCGATCGCCACGACTTCGGTGAATTAGTTGGCGATGCGAACTGGGAGGCGATCTCGCTCAAAAAAGATGCCCCAGTCTGGACGGATAACTTTTCTAATTTATTGAATGTGTTGCGAATCTTTCACGAATAAATCTGTATATTGACTCTACTTAAGCCATCAAAACCCCATCGAGGCGATCGCGCCACCCCCTGCATGTTTTAGCGAGATTCGTAATAATAAGAAGGAGAAGCTAACACAGACAGGAGGATGTAACCGTGGCAGATCGACAGCGTCAAAAGTGGGATGCAGGACGATTTTTTAAAACCCTCGCCTATTTTCGGGTCATTCCCTTTTCCGGTTTTTTTGAATGTATCGCCAACCTCTTCGGTCGCTCGTCTAAATCGAGTGCGATCGCGCCCACTCAACCCGGTATCGTTCTCGTCGTAGGAGCGACCGGAGGCGTCGGTAAGCGTGTCGTGAGAAAATTACAAGAACGTGGCTATCCAGTGCGAGCGCTCGTGCGAAACTTAGACCGGGGACGGCAAATTTTAGGCGATCGCGTCGAAATGGTCGAAGGCGACCTCTTATTACCCGAAACCTTGAGCGATCGTCTGATGCACGATGTCAGCACCGTCATTTGTTGTAGCGGAACCAAAGTGCAACCCAAAGAAGGCGATACTCCCAACCGTGAAAAATACTATCAAGGCATCAAATTTTATATGCCTGAAGTCATTGATGTTCCCGAACTTGTCGAATATAAAGGCATTCGTCATCTCGTCGATGCAACGCGCCGCCAACTGAATCAGTGGGGAAATTCGAGTAATAAAATGCTATTTGATTTTCGCAAAGTTACTCAAGATCTCAAAGAAACTTGGGGGGTTTTAGACGATATTGTGATGGGTGGCGTCAGTGAAAGTAACGTCCGAATCGTCGAAAATACAGCCTTATTTACCGGAAATGTTTCGACCTCTAATTCCGGCGGGTTTGTCTCCATTCGTACCCGAAATTTCGATCCACCTTTAGATTTATCGGCTTATCAAGGGATCGATCTACGAGTGAAAGGAGATGGAAAACGCTATAAATTTATCCTGCGAAATGAAAGCCAATGGGATAGCCGTTCTTACTGCTACTCTTTCGATACAGTCAGCAATATTTGGTTTACGGTTCGTATTCCTTTTTCCGATTTAATTCCCGTGTTTCGGGCTAAAACAGTTAATAATGCACCACCGTTCGATCCAAAAACAATTTACTCGATCCAATTAATGCTGAGTAAATTTGAATATGACGGCGAACTCAATCCCAAATTTGAACCGGGATTTTTTCAGCTACAAGTCGAATCGATTTCCGCCTATGGCGCTCAAGAAAAACCGCAGTTCGTTCACGTTAGTTCTGCAGGGGTGACCCGTCCCGGTCGTCCCGATTTGAATTTAGAAGAAGAACCGCCTGCAGTGCGGATGAACGACCAACTCGGCGGTATTTTAACGTGGAAGTTACGTGGTGAAGATGTCATTCGCGCCAGTGGAATTCCTTACACGATCGTGCGTCCTTGTGCGCTAACTGAAGAACCGGGCGGGAAAGATTTAATCTTCGATCGCGGCGACAATATAAAAGGAAAAGTCTCGCGAGAAGATATTGCCGAACTCTGCGTGCAAGCATTAGAAAATCCGCAAGCTGTCGATCTAACCTTTGAAGTCAAGGAAGGAATGGAGAAACGACCGGAAAAATACGATCTTTCTCAATTAGAGCGCGATCGGATTGCAATAATTTAATTCTCTTTTTGAGAGTTTTTAAACTCCTTACGGTCTGAAAGGCGGGCAACAGGCTCGCCTTTTTTCACGATTTTAACACTTATTCAAAAGGTCTATCTAACCATTCAATCTTTTGTGCTTTTTCTAATAATTGACTTTCTCGTTGTCCGGATACTCTAGCGGACAAACAAAATAAACCAATAGGAGTTTTTAAAAAATCGATCGCCGAACTCCGACGGGCGATCGCCTTTCCCGTAGCTATGGGTATCTCTTTAAGCAACCAGCGAGTGAGGCGATAAAGGTATTCGCGGCGATCGCTTTCTCGCATTAATTCAACGCCGTAGAGTTCGTGTAAGTAGCGGTTAGATTCGCCATAACGTCGCCACTGATTGCGTAAACCTTTTAAGGTCGAGCGATGACGATGTTTGACGATCGCTTCCGCAGAAAACTCAATTTCCCAATCCGTTTTTCGTAAAATTCGCCAGCAAATATCCGCATCTCCTCCCGTTGTTAAATAGGGACGAAATAAGCCTATTTCTTCAAAAATCGATCGCCGAATTGCCAGATTTGCAGTTTGTCCGTAAGCACAAAACGGGTGAGAAAGAGTGTGTTTTTGTGAAAGAGTTTCTTCGCGATCGGCATATTTTTCGAGTAAGCTTTTCCCCGGTAATGCTTTAATTTCTCCCGCCACAATACCGATATTTTTTTTCCAAAAAGGTTGAATTAAAGTAGACAACCAATGGGATTCTGGGCGACAGTCTGCATCGGTAAAGGCGATAATCTCTCCCCTGGCGGCGCGAATTCCAGCATTACGGGCGGCGTAAGAACTTTGAATGCGATTTTCGCTTAAATAATGAAGGGTAATCTTATTGCTTGGATCGGCGATCGCCGCTTTAATAATTTCTGCGCTGCGATCGCTACTATTGTTATCCACTATCCAATATTCAACGCGATCGCTCGGGTACGTTTGCGATCGCAAGCAGTCGATCGATTCTTCTAAATCTTCCTCGCCATTATAAACGGGAATTATGACGGAAACTTGAGGATTAGATGAAAAGTTCATTTTTAAAAACTTTAAAAAATAGAAAAGCATTAGAGCGATCGATCTAATTCTCAGACAATCCTCTAATTCTCAGACAATACTTCAATGATTTCCGTATACTCAAAATCATTAGGACTTTTACGAACTAAAGGATAACTTGCAGATTTTAGATGAATTTCATCTTCTTCACAATCCGCTTTTGGAGAATAAT from Oxynema aestuarii AP17 harbors:
- a CDS encoding prohibitin family protein, giving the protein MKNQYGQSWQAILGGVLLALLILVLSSSFVIINPGEAGVISILGKARDGALLEGIHIKPPLVSKVDIYDVTVQKYEVPAQSATRDLQDLKARFAINFRLDPTRVVEIRRTQGTLENLVSKIISPQTQEAFKIAAAIRTAEESITKRSELKSDFDIALSSRLEKYGVIILDTSVIDLNFSTEFAKAVEDKQIAEQRAQRAVYIAREAEQEAQAEINRAQGKAEAQRLLAETLKAQGGQLVLQKEAIEAWREGGAQMPNVLVMGGESSSVPFLFNLQRFQEAK
- a CDS encoding spermidine synthase, with translation MLIVFSFTLFLSALLLFCIQFAIAKSILPLLGGSPSVWNTTQFFFQTLLLFGYGYSYLISRWLSVRRQAIAHTIILIIPLFLLPIAIDRQWIPPSETNPIPSLLGLLFTSVGLPFFVVSTTAPLLQKWFSCCDRPDSEDPYFLYAASNCGSVLGLLGYPTILEPNLTLNSQYYWWAIGYGVLIALIIICGFYLIYKERNSSDRNDSQIQLDNSETPPSAIQQARWVILAFIPSSLLLGVTTYLTTDLAAIPLLWAIPLTLYLTSFILTFSRRLKLPHFTLIAVLPLFLSIQIILDLAQFMRPLWLTVPLHLTGFFVAACVFHGELVRDRPSPQYLTTFYLWISVGGVLGGWFNAIAAPLIFPTVLEYPLILLLAILILRSPDGKKTSNEEDIQNTITNYHDLEQLLTQRRDRRQQQAKLRYQNWCFNLNNTRRISLSLLFGASIVCFSFAEFQENLTGYILFSSVLLIGFKVFKLSKNTLILGLIFTFLIGQFYIASLGGIVASDRSFFGINRVVYDREENYRSLLHGTTLHGKQSLDPKREREPLTYFYPTGAIGQMFEMLNRGDRLSDVAVLGLGIGTLAAYAEAGETWTFYEIDPIVVEFATNSDYFTFLKQSDAPFTIVLGDGRLNVAKAPDRAYDLLVMDAFSSDSIPVHLVTQEAIDLYFRKLRDRGILAINISNRFINLAPVLGAIARELNLVTLQRVEGEVSELEKARGKSPSNWVLLARDRHDFGELVGDANWEAISLKKDAPVWTDNFSNLLNVLRIFHE
- a CDS encoding glycosyltransferase; amino-acid sequence: MNFSSNPQVSVIIPVYNGEEDLEESIDCLRSQTYPSDRVEYWIVDNNSSDRSAEIIKAAIADPSNKITLHYLSENRIQSSYAARNAGIRAARGEIIAFTDADCRPESHWLSTLIQPFWKKNIGIVAGEIKALPGKSLLEKYADREETLSQKHTLSHPFCAYGQTANLAIRRSIFEEIGLFRPYLTTGGDADICWRILRKTDWEIEFSAEAIVKHRHRSTLKGLRNQWRRYGESNRYLHELYGVELMRESDRREYLYRLTRWLLKEIPIATGKAIARRSSAIDFLKTPIGLFCLSARVSGQRESQLLEKAQKIEWLDRPFE
- a CDS encoding CIA30 family protein, with product MADRQRQKWDAGRFFKTLAYFRVIPFSGFFECIANLFGRSSKSSAIAPTQPGIVLVVGATGGVGKRVVRKLQERGYPVRALVRNLDRGRQILGDRVEMVEGDLLLPETLSDRLMHDVSTVICCSGTKVQPKEGDTPNREKYYQGIKFYMPEVIDVPELVEYKGIRHLVDATRRQLNQWGNSSNKMLFDFRKVTQDLKETWGVLDDIVMGGVSESNVRIVENTALFTGNVSTSNSGGFVSIRTRNFDPPLDLSAYQGIDLRVKGDGKRYKFILRNESQWDSRSYCYSFDTVSNIWFTVRIPFSDLIPVFRAKTVNNAPPFDPKTIYSIQLMLSKFEYDGELNPKFEPGFFQLQVESISAYGAQEKPQFVHVSSAGVTRPGRPDLNLEEEPPAVRMNDQLGGILTWKLRGEDVIRASGIPYTIVRPCALTEEPGGKDLIFDRGDNIKGKVSREDIAELCVQALENPQAVDLTFEVKEGMEKRPEKYDLSQLERDRIAII